The genomic window ACCATATTTCGTGGCAACTTTGCCGCCGGAAACTCACCCTGTACCACCCAAAGATTTTGGGTGAGCTCACAAAGATCTGTATGCGGGAATACTTCCCTCTCCCAGTAACGATCCCTTGTTTCAAGGGCGGCGATTGTCATGTGGCCACTCCTTTTAAGTGCTCACGTCACGGCTCGTCTGGCAGATATCATACGAGTGCTCACCCACATCGAATACTCGCATTAAAAAGGAGTGTGCTTTTCGTATTTACTATGGATTAGCCGATGAAATCAGCCTCTTAAATAGGGTCAAGCGAGATCGTCGATCCGCTGATACGAGCAACTGCTCGCATTCCTGTGGGCGCAGCTGATCCGCTTTGTTCTGCCCAGGTGATCAGCCATTGACCGACCGGATGAACCGCGCCGGATTTCCTCCGACGAGGCTATTCGGTGGAACGTCCTTGGTGACTACGGAGCCCGCAGCGACAACCGAGTTCTCGCCCACTGTCACTCCGCCGACAATCGTTGCGCCGGCTGCGATCCAGACGTTTCGCTCTATCACAATGCGTTTTCCCATGGTGACGGATCGGCGTTGCGAAGGATCCAGGGGATGACCCGACGTGATGATGCTCACATTCGGCCCGATCATCATATCGTCCCCGATGTGGAGACCCCCAAGGTCATAGAAGGTGCAGTTCTGATTTATGAAGACATTCCGCCCTACGCGAATCTCCCTTCCGCCGGCAGTGTAGAACGGCGGAATCAACATAAAGCTCTTGTCGACTGGCTGACCGATGAGTTCACTGAACATCGTCCGCACTTCATCGGCATCATTGAACGTCAAACGATTAAGCGCGGCAGTGATCCTTCCCGCTCGCTTGACATCGTCCACCATCTTCGCCGATTCCGGCGTTCTTCCGTGCACTACCTTGGTGCATTCGTCACTGGTCATTCGATCGTTCCGTATCCACACCACCTACAGAATTGGATTGATTTCGCTGTATCTGGTTTGAGTCGAAAATAAACATTCAATGCATATTCCAAACGATGCACGATACGCCTCCGCTTGGACGAACAATCAGTCCGCATCTGTATTGGAATCATAGTGAGACGTAACCCGCATAGACGAGTGCAACCGAAGCCGCGAGTGAAGCGATAGAACCGATCGTGTTGCCAGCAAAAATGAGCTTTGCGGCAAACGGGCCACTGGAGGAAAGACCACGATAGCCAGTGATGGCGGCAAGTGGCAGGGAAAGGCAAAACGCATATACGGAAACGATGAGCGTGATGGTAATGAACCACTTGACTTGAGCCGCCACCGCAAAGGAAGACAGCAATGCCGCCGCTGCGAACATGAGTATTGCGCCAATAGGAAGGCTTGCGTGAGCAACGCGCCAGGAGTGAATGATGTGAGCGGGTGCATTGCGATTGATGGCGCGCCCGTAGGGAGCACCGTAAAGCAGGCCAAACAATAAGGCGATGCTTGCATGAAACGCGAGATGACGTGCTGAAAGGTCCATGGGAATCCGAAAATGAGATCTAAAGTCGAAGCTCAGCGATGCGATCGCGAAGCCGGCACGTCAGCTTGAGCGCCTTGTCATGCACTGTTGCGAAGAAATCCGAGCCTTCTGCGGATTTTGTCTAATGCGTTACGCCACAGAACGATAGGAACAGACAACATGTCGCGCGGATTTTTAGCACGCGCCAGCATCTCGGCTCGCGTCGCGTCAAAGACTTCCTTAGAGGCTTTGGAGGGATGACCGGACTGGAATGGGGGCTGCGGATCATACTCAATCAGCAGCTGAATCATCTCCGCGCGTTGGCGTCCGCATAATTCACTGACGACGAATAAGCCTAGATCGATTCCTGCCGACACCCCCGCTGCGGTGACGATTTTCCCGGATTGGACGATGCGCTTTTCGCGCTGCGGCTTCGCACCAAATTGCGACAGCATGTCTTGCGCAATCCAATGGGTGGTAGCGGGATGTCCTTTGAGGATGCCGGCGGCGGCCAAGATCAATGCGCCGGAGCACACCGACAAAGTGTAACGACTGGTTTGGTGGACTTTCATCAACCACTGAAGCAACCGCCCGTCCGCCATGGCGGTCGCTGTATTCGCTTCCGACCCCGGCACAAGGATGATGTCAGGCGACGGCGTTTCGTCGAAGGAGTGCGTCGCGCCCAGTACCAGAACGCCACTGTCCGTCACAATGGGGCCTGGCTTATGACTGACGAATCTCAGCTCACAATCCGGTATGTTTCGCAGCACCTCATACGGCCCGATCGCATCGAGTGACGTCAGCCCCGGATACAGCACTATCGCAATCTGCACGGCCTGTCCTTTGAATGCCTGATTACCTGATAGATGGTCGTGCACGTCCAGTTATACATCTGCGAAAACTTGCCGAACGTAGCCCCTCAGGCACCGAATCTGGAGCTGATTTCAAGATTATTCGTCAGAACATGGAACGTAAATACAGTGCTGGTTTCCACATGGTCAGGTGGTTGAGTTTGCAATGCTGCCCAATTGTTCAACCGCATGATGAATGAGTGGAAGGCAGAACCAGAGGATCCATGAGGTCAATAGAACGAAGCCTGCAAGAACGATTTTTTCCAGCCTCGGATACTTATCATTACTGGCGTCATCCAGAAGCTCCGTCAGTGGGACATCGCCATAGTTGCTCATTGACATGAATAGGCCGCGTAACTTCGGGTCATTCAAGTCGTCCGGATCATAGGCGAAGGGTGTCTTTGTCTGCTGCTTTCCAGCTGCCTGATGGACAATGGAAAGCCGCGTACCTGACGGCCCCTTGGACTGTCTGATCGAGTCGACTGCATAGCCCAGAACAGTGTTCGCCGGTATGTTTGTTTTCGACAGTGTCAGGGTAATGTCGATCGAATGGCGAGTAATGACCGTCTTTCGCCACATAAGACTCAACAAGACAAAGCAGCCAGAGAAAACGAGGGCGCACAAACTTCCTATGCTTAGACCTATATGTTGGTGGGCATTTGGATGGTGCCTGTAATCTAAAAGCTCAAGGAGGGCAGCCAATGTGGTTGGCACGATAAAGGCAATCGAGAAAAGGATAGGGACGAAAACCCCCATGATGAGGGACGATTTGTAGGTATGGGGCAAAATGTAGAACTTACTCAGATACTCGGCGCAACTATCCGCTGTGTAGTGACTTTCCATGGAATCCCCTGAGTACATGCTTTGATCGCGAAGTTATGATTCGAATCCAGGCACTGAGCATTTGTGTTGCATTTGCGTCTCGCTACGTGGTGGAAGGAACGATCAAAGTTCGCATACCAATTGCTGTCAATTAATTGGACTTCATCACCAGGGCTGCGTTGGGTTGAAAAGCGGACAGGCGCAGATTCCGGCAGAGCCTTAGCTTGGCACCGGCTGCGGCAAGTTCATAGAGGCCGGTCCTTAGCGCAGAACCTGGGTCGTGAGCGGCTTCAGGCTGGCTTTCGCTTCGCGGTCGGCGGTGCGCCGAACATGGTCATTGAATGAGTGCCTTGGCGAGCCATGCCTTCCTGGACGGACATGTTTCCATGGCGCGCTGGTAACCTTCGCGCGCGCGATTGCGGGCCATATAAGACTGCTCCACCTTGCCGAGGGTGACGCCTGCGGCTGTTTGGGCCAACTCCAGGGCATAGTTCACCGAAATGTCTGCCGCCGTGAACGTCTCGCCGGCAAGATAGGGCGTGCGTGAAAGCTGCCGCGTTACCAATGTCAGTCGGCTCTCGAAAACGCTCAGCGCCTGGTCAGCGCTCCAGTTGCTCCGCTGGGATTCCGGCGCAAAATTGCGGGCGCCAACGACGAAGTAGATGGAGGCCGCGAGGCCAGCCTCACCGAGGTGAAGGAACTGTTGGTAAGCGGGGAAGGAAGGATCGCGCGGGACGGGCGCGAGCGGCGTCGGCCCGTAGCGAGCCATCAGATACTCCATGATCGCAATGGACTCGACCATCGTGACGTCGCCATCCCGAATCGCCGGAATGAAGCCCGCAGGGTTGATGGCCAGGAATTCGGGGTCTTTCTCGACGCCGGCCAGAAGGTCCACCTGCCTCAGCCGGTACGCGAGTCCCATCTCCTCCAGCAACCAGACGACCCGGAAGCCCCGTCCTTCACCAAAGACGGTGATCATTTTTCGTACCCCTTCTTTGATTCGGCCTTATTGACCCCACCCGGGAACGACGAACCGGGATTTCGAAAATCGACATCGTCGGTGAGATCTCTGGCCAAGGCCTTCGCTTGATCTGGAAGTGGCTGTGCCACGCCTCTTTCCGATCCTCGTCGGAAGCAGACTTATTCTGATCCGGCCGCCCTGGTGAAGCCCGGGGGCTGCGCGTGTCCGTTGTCGAATCCGACATATCGTCCGAGACGACCGTGGAGAAGCCACCGCTAGTCCCCATCAGCCCGCCTTTCGTCCCCGAGCCAGGTCAATCCAACCCAATTCGCTTAGTCCAGTGACCGCTGGCAAGGGAATATCCGGGCTCAACCATCCTGGGGAACTCTATCGTGCACAGCCGCGATCTGCTCAAAGCGCCCATGGCCGCCGCTCGCTCGCAGTCGAGCGCCATACCGGTGCTCGTCATTGCTGTGCTCTTCGGCATAGCCCACATGTTGACCAACGGGCAATACGGGTTTCACCGGGATGAACTGCAATTCCTGAGTGATGCACAGCACATGGATTGGGGCTTTGTACCCTATCCGCCGCTGACTGCTGCACTGGAACATTTAGGCCTGAAGATGTTTGGCCTGTCGCTCGTGGGGCTGCGGCTGTTTTCCGTGCTGGCCCAGGTTCTGGTGATTGCGGTCAGCGGCCTTATGGCTCGCGACCTCGGCGGTAGCCGGCTGGCGCAAATCTTTACGGCGACCGCGGTAGCGCTGTCGCCCGCGCCGATGTTCGATGCAACCGAATTTCAATACACCTCCTTCGACATGTTGTGGTGGGTGCTTATCGCCTGGAGCACGATTCGTTTACTGCGCGACGACGATCCACGCTGGTGGGTGGCGATTGGCCTGTTTGCAGGGCTTGGCCTGCAGACCAAGTATTCGATCGCCTTCGAGCTTGCAGGTGTGCTGGTGGGGGTGCTGCTTACCGATGCACGGCGTTATGTCACGAGTGGCTGGTTCTGGGCCGGCGGGGTCGTCGCGCTACTCGTGTTTGCGCCGAACCTCGCATGGCTTATCAGACATGACTTCATTTCCTACCATTTCCTGCAAGGTATTCACGCGCGCGACGTCAATGAGGGACGTGCGGATGGTTTCGTGCGCAACCAGTTCTTCATAAATGCCAACCTGTTTGCCGCGCCTGTCTGGCTCGCAGGTCTGTTCGCATACTTCCGCAATCGCCGCTATCGCATGCTAGCGTGGATGTATGCAGTGCCGGTGCTGCTGTTCCTGTTTGCGCAGGGGCGTTTTTATTACACCAGTCCTGTGTATCCCATGCTGCTGGCAATGGGATCGGTCGTTGGAGAGCGATGGTTGCATACCAAGCGCCCCGCGTGGCGTGTTGGGATTGCCACGCTGCTATTTACGGGTGTTTTCGCTATCGGCATCTATGCGACGCTTTGCATCGTGCCGCTCGCACCAAGCGGTCCATTGCGAGACTTCGCGTTTCGGAAGAATAGCGACCTGCGTGAACAAATCGGCTGGAATGAACTCGTCGCGCAAGTAGCTGCCATTCGTGATGCGCTACCCGCCGAACAGCGAGCCAACCTGGGCATCGCAGTGGGAAACTATGGCGAGTACGGAGCCATCGCCATACTCGGGCAGA from Dyella caseinilytica includes these protein-coding regions:
- a CDS encoding sugar O-acetyltransferase produces the protein MTSDECTKVVHGRTPESAKMVDDVKRAGRITAALNRLTFNDADEVRTMFSELIGQPVDKSFMLIPPFYTAGGREIRVGRNVFINQNCTFYDLGGLHIGDDMMIGPNVSIITSGHPLDPSQRRSVTMGKRIVIERNVWIAAGATIVGGVTVGENSVVAAGSVVTKDVPPNSLVGGNPARFIRSVNG
- a CDS encoding DJ-1/PfpI family protein, which translates into the protein MQIAIVLYPGLTSLDAIGPYEVLRNIPDCELRFVSHKPGPIVTDSGVLVLGATHSFDETPSPDIILVPGSEANTATAMADGRLLQWLMKVHQTSRYTLSVCSGALILAAAGILKGHPATTHWIAQDMLSQFGAKPQREKRIVQSGKIVTAAGVSAGIDLGLFVVSELCGRQRAEMIQLLIEYDPQPPFQSGHPSKASKEVFDATRAEMLARAKNPRDMLSVPIVLWRNALDKIRRRLGFLRNSA
- a CDS encoding glutathione S-transferase family protein, with amino-acid sequence MITVFGEGRGFRVVWLLEEMGLAYRLRQVDLLAGVEKDPEFLAINPAGFIPAIRDGDVTMVESIAIMEYLMARYGPTPLAPVPRDPSFPAYQQFLHLGEAGLAASIYFVVGARNFAPESQRSNWSADQALSVFESRLTLVTRQLSRTPYLAGETFTAADISVNYALELAQTAAGVTLGKVEQSYMARNRAREGYQRAMETCPSRKAWLAKALIQ
- a CDS encoding glycosyltransferase family 39 protein, with the translated sequence MHSRDLLKAPMAAARSQSSAIPVLVIAVLFGIAHMLTNGQYGFHRDELQFLSDAQHMDWGFVPYPPLTAALEHLGLKMFGLSLVGLRLFSVLAQVLVIAVSGLMARDLGGSRLAQIFTATAVALSPAPMFDATEFQYTSFDMLWWVLIAWSTIRLLRDDDPRWWVAIGLFAGLGLQTKYSIAFELAGVLVGVLLTDARRYVTSGWFWAGGVVALLVFAPNLAWLIRHDFISYHFLQGIHARDVNEGRADGFVRNQFFINANLFAAPVWLAGLFAYFRNRRYRMLAWMYAVPVLLFLFAQGRFYYTSPVYPMLLAMGSVVGERWLHTKRPAWRVGIATLLFTGVFAIGIYATLCIVPLAPSGPLRDFAFRKNSDLREQIGWNELVAQVAAIRDALPAEQRANLGIAVGNYGEYGAIAILGQKYHLPTPITAVNSGWLRGYPSTPPSTFIVLGSSRDRADELFTDCRLAGHLGNAWGVANEESLYHSDIFVCGPTRKPLSELWGYGPEFG